One Legionella hackeliae DNA segment encodes these proteins:
- the mrdA gene encoding penicillin-binding protein 2 → MRLNKSIHRDSVDARLQRFRLNLLVIFIVLLSFTLIFRLAYLQISQFKRYQTLSLKNQMSVIPIAPPRGIILDRNGVVLAENIPVYVLEIIPERVKNLTITLEKLKNLLPSITEDDIDNFNKARKQNRSFVPIPLKLKLTQEDVATFASNQYQFPGVSIKARLMRFYPLGDITSHILGYVGRINVQELRQVDPTNYRATNFIGKSGIEKFYEDILHGEVGYQQIEIDVSGRTVRVLNKKNPVSGEKLYLTIDSRLQQAAYEALKDKRGAVVAINTKNGEILAMASSPSFDPNIFVNGITSGEYQQLSTARDRPLYNRAVRGLYPPASTIKPFMGLAGLEKGAVDAHFSIFDPGWFRLPGVSHAYRDWKKTGHGVINLKRAITVSCDTYFYQLGHKMGIAAIEDMLVKFGFGQLTHVDLHEEASGLVPNKHWKMQNKGVSWYPGDTVITSIGQGFMLASPLQLANATASLSQKGKRFRPHLLQKSVQSDNGKTHEYKVLEEYPMRLKDENYWTIVAEGMQAVITNNEGTGYRFGRNAPYSVAAKTGTAQVFGGHQYEKARYEDIPEYLRDNSLFIAFAPVENPEIALAVVVENDFAASNVARKVLDAYFELKKNEEKS, encoded by the coding sequence ATGCGTTTAAATAAATCGATACATAGAGACAGCGTAGACGCGCGCTTACAACGCTTTCGATTAAATTTGCTAGTAATTTTTATTGTTTTATTGTCCTTTACTCTTATTTTTCGCCTTGCTTATTTACAAATCTCCCAATTTAAACGCTATCAAACACTGTCTTTAAAAAATCAGATGAGTGTTATTCCTATTGCCCCGCCAAGAGGTATTATTCTTGATAGAAACGGAGTAGTGTTAGCTGAAAATATTCCTGTTTACGTTTTGGAAATTATTCCAGAACGGGTAAAAAATCTGACAATTACATTAGAAAAACTTAAAAATTTACTCCCCTCCATCACAGAAGATGACATTGATAACTTTAATAAGGCGCGAAAACAGAACCGCTCTTTTGTTCCAATTCCTCTAAAGCTTAAATTGACTCAGGAAGACGTCGCTACCTTTGCCAGCAACCAATACCAATTTCCAGGGGTTAGTATTAAAGCACGACTTATGCGTTTTTATCCCCTTGGAGATATAACCTCACATATTTTAGGCTATGTTGGGCGCATCAACGTGCAGGAATTGCGTCAAGTAGACCCAACCAATTATCGCGCCACGAATTTCATCGGAAAATCAGGCATTGAAAAATTTTATGAAGATATTTTGCATGGTGAAGTAGGTTATCAACAAATTGAAATCGACGTGAGTGGTCGAACCGTTCGTGTTTTAAATAAGAAAAATCCTGTATCCGGTGAAAAACTATATCTAACTATTGATTCTCGTTTGCAACAAGCCGCTTATGAAGCATTAAAAGATAAACGAGGTGCTGTCGTTGCCATTAACACTAAGAATGGTGAAATTTTAGCCATGGCAAGCTCGCCAAGCTTTGATCCCAATATTTTCGTCAATGGCATTACATCCGGAGAATACCAGCAACTCTCAACAGCACGCGACAGGCCACTTTATAACCGTGCAGTGAGAGGTTTATACCCACCGGCATCGACCATTAAGCCATTTATGGGACTGGCTGGTTTAGAAAAAGGTGCAGTGGATGCCCACTTTAGCATTTTTGATCCAGGTTGGTTCCGCTTACCCGGAGTTAGTCATGCTTATCGCGATTGGAAAAAAACTGGGCACGGAGTAATTAATTTAAAACGCGCAATCACTGTATCTTGTGATACTTATTTCTATCAACTCGGGCATAAAATGGGGATAGCCGCCATTGAAGACATGCTTGTGAAATTTGGTTTTGGGCAGTTAACTCATGTTGATTTGCATGAAGAAGCCTCAGGCTTAGTCCCTAACAAGCACTGGAAGATGCAAAATAAAGGAGTTTCCTGGTACCCCGGGGATACCGTTATTACGTCAATAGGCCAAGGTTTTATGCTGGCCTCCCCTTTGCAACTTGCCAATGCCACCGCCTCTTTAAGTCAAAAAGGAAAACGCTTTCGCCCTCATTTACTACAAAAGTCTGTGCAAAGTGATAACGGCAAGACCCATGAGTATAAAGTCCTTGAAGAATATCCTATGCGTCTTAAAGATGAAAATTATTGGACAATTGTTGCCGAGGGAATGCAAGCCGTAATTACTAATAATGAAGGAACTGGCTATCGTTTTGGACGCAATGCGCCTTATTCTGTCGCGGCAAAAACTGGTACGGCGCAAGTGTTTGGGGGCCACCAATATGAAAAGGCTCGCTATGAAGATATTCCTGAGTATTTAAGAGACAATTCATTATTCATTGCTTTTGCACCAGTTGAAAACCCAGAGATTGCTTTAGCTGTTGTGGTTGAAAATGATTTTGCTGCCTCAAATGTGGCACGTAAAGTTTTAGATGCTTATTTTGAATTGAAAAAAAATGAAGAGAAATCATGA